GACCACCAGGCTGCGATTTACCGGGCGTCGGCTTCGGTCATCAGCCGCCGGCGCGTCACTCCGGGATGACGCACAACGCTCAAACCATCGGGCTTCGATGGTCGATTTCGGCCGAGGCCACCCTGAGAGGGGCTTGGGCAGCGGTTTGGGGGGCCGAAGACGGACGCAGGTTCCCGATCCCGAACCGGTTTCACCGCAGCCCACCCCTCCCCAAAACCGCGCTCCAGCGCGGCTTTTACCCCCGGATATGTTGCGCCACAGCGGCGGCTATGTTACCGGAACCACGCGATTTTCTCAGGGTCCGGCGACGGCCCGGAGGGTCCCAAAAATCCCCTTGAAATCCAAGGGTTTGCGCCGCGCCCGATTGGCCGGTGCCGAGCCTGCGGATTGAATTCCAAGAGCAAGCTGACGTGGCAGGCGACGATCCCACTGTATCCGGCATGGCAGGGCGTTATGCGCGGGCGCTGTTCGAACTGGCGCTCGACAACAAGTCCGTCGATGCCGTCAAAGCCGACCTGGAAAAATTCGACGCGCTGATTTCGGAGAGCCCGGACCTGCACCGCCTGGTGCGGAGCCCGGTGTTCGGCGCCGAGGAGCAGGGCAAGGCGATCGCCGCGGTGCTGGACAAGTCCGGCATCGGCGGGCTCGCCGGCAACTTCCTCAAGCTGATCACCGCGAACCGCAGGCTGTTCGCGGTCCGCGACATGATCCGCGACTTCAGGAAGCTCGTGGCGCGCTGGAAGGGCGAGGTGACCGCCGAGGTGACGGTCGCCGAAAAGCTTTCCGACGCCCGGCTCAATGAGATCAAAGAAACGCTCAAGTCGATCACCGGCCAGAAGGCGGTCGACCTCAACGTCAAGATCGATCCGTCGATCATCGGCGGGCTGACCGTGAAACTCGGCTCCCGCATGGTCGACAGCTCGCTCCGCACCAAACTCAATGCGATCAAGCACGCGATGAAAGAGGCAGGCTGATGGATATCCGCGCCGCAGAAATCACCGCCATCCTGAAGGACCAGATCAAGAATTTTGGTCAGGAGGCTGAGGTCACCGAGGTCGGGCAGGTGCTGTCCGTCGGCGACGGCATCGCCCGCGTCTACGGCCTCGACAACGTCCAGGCCGGCGAGATGGTCGAGTTCGAGAACGGCGTCCGCGGCAT
The Rhodoplanes sp. Z2-YC6860 genome window above contains:
- a CDS encoding F0F1 ATP synthase subunit delta; this encodes MAGDDPTVSGMAGRYARALFELALDNKSVDAVKADLEKFDALISESPDLHRLVRSPVFGAEEQGKAIAAVLDKSGIGGLAGNFLKLITANRRLFAVRDMIRDFRKLVARWKGEVTAEVTVAEKLSDARLNEIKETLKSITGQKAVDLNVKIDPSIIGGLTVKLGSRMVDSSLRTKLNAIKHAMKEAG